The following proteins are encoded in a genomic region of Streptomyces sp. NBC_01723:
- a CDS encoding GNAT family N-acetyltransferase: protein MVSTDASADDTLDLHLPAEFVALYGRTGDDLLGRVSDWGPADTPAGVFHLVPVHAERDVPLVARWMNDPAVAAYWELTGPPSVTADHVRAQLTGDGRSVPCVGVLDGVPMSYWEIYRADLDPLARYCPVRPQDTGLHLLIGDGADRGQGLGTTLIRAVTDLVLAARPACTRVLAEPDVRNAPSVAAFLGAGYRYSAEVDLPAKRAALMIRERAPRVSP, encoded by the coding sequence TTGGTTTCCACCGACGCGAGCGCCGACGACACCCTCGACCTGCACCTTCCCGCGGAGTTCGTCGCCCTCTACGGGAGGACGGGGGACGACCTGCTCGGCCGGGTCTCGGACTGGGGCCCGGCCGACACACCCGCGGGCGTGTTCCACCTGGTGCCGGTCCACGCCGAGCGGGACGTTCCGCTCGTCGCCCGCTGGATGAACGACCCCGCCGTCGCCGCGTACTGGGAACTGACCGGGCCGCCGAGCGTGACGGCGGACCACGTGAGGGCGCAGCTCACCGGCGACGGACGCAGCGTCCCGTGCGTAGGCGTGCTCGACGGTGTGCCGATGAGCTACTGGGAGATCTACCGGGCCGACCTCGACCCGCTGGCCCGGTACTGTCCCGTCCGGCCGCAGGACACCGGCCTCCACCTCCTGATCGGCGACGGCGCCGACCGCGGGCAGGGCCTCGGGACCACGCTCATCCGGGCCGTCACCGACCTCGTCCTCGCCGCACGGCCCGCCTGCACGCGGGTCCTCGCCGAACCCGACGTCCGCAACGCGCCCTCCGTCGCGGCGTTCCTCGGCGCCGGGTACCGGTACTCCGCCGAGGTCGACCTGCCCGCCAAGCGGGCCGCCCTCATGATCCGCGAACGGGCGCCGCGCGTGTCACCGTGA